The Populus trichocarpa isolate Nisqually-1 chromosome 18, P.trichocarpa_v4.1, whole genome shotgun sequence genomic interval aaatacttgattaatacaGCTTTCATTGCTGTAAATCTTGcatttttattgtattctttGGATGCTCCCCCGGTCACCGAAAATACTATGTGTTTTTTCGTTTTTGTAGCTAAGAAAAGAGAATTTACAGTGAATCTGCCTGCTTAACACAGGCACAACTCCTCTCCGACTTCGAGATAATCCAAAAGGGATTTTCATTTTAAGAGGGAATAATTGTTGTAAACTAATTAACCAAACAGTTAAGAGGATTAACGCACGGTGATGCTAGTGTTACATGGATAACTTGGTTAATTTAATGGTAAATTAATACAGTGGGTGCGCATTCAAGCATTTTTCTGATACGGAATTCCCCGGCCGGAGCACAAACTGCAGTTCAGTTCATATATTTCACATGAAAAACTACTGTACGATCTCAAAAGTCTCTCACTTGAGACGATTctcattttattgattgattctACATAAGGCGTACATCATCGATGAAACAGACTAGTTCCATAACGagccattttattttaacactaaGAAGATCAGCTTGGTCTCGAAACGGCTTTCTCCCATGATTAAACCCTCAAGCCCTGCAAATCGAGGGGGGAAAATCAACAAGTAGTAGTTTTTAGCTACTGTTAAAGAACAAGATATGTTATGGTATAGATAGCAATGAATAAGTATATATAGTTACACTTACTGATCGTATCGAACTACAACTTTGCCAGCATCAGGATCAGCAATTCGGGAGAAAGCATCTTGAGAGAGATTGATGACTCCATTACATCCTTTTCTACAAAAATCGACTACTGTGACGACTACACTACCTTTTCTGCAAGGTCTTGGAGCTTGATTTGCTCCTCGTACGCATGACACTCTGTATTTTCTCCCACATGCTGCTCCACCATTCCACAGGGCATCACTCACCCCAGCAACCATAACTCCATTATTCCTATTTCCATAGCATTTGGAGGCTACAAATATTCAAAGATTACGCACATAGAAAATTGATTTGTAAATGGTCGAACCAGGACCATAATTTTTGCCACAAGACCAGCTAGCTCATCATCGAGGACTTGTGTAAGAAACATATACTGTACTGTGAAGAAAATAACTAGTAGAGCACAAGAATTTCTAAATGGTAAGATAAACGAAGACAgcttaactcttgtattaactAGCACCTCAGATATGAATATTTGACGTTAATAGATGCAAACAGAGTTCAGAGATTCAGGGAGTCTGAAATTTATAGCTTACGAGTATAAGGAGGTTTGTAGAAAACGGCAATTCCTTCAGCAGCATCTGCAACAGATAGAAGGCATGATACAATGCCTACCATTATAAGAGCTGATCCAATGTTAAAACCCATTTCTTCCTCCTTTAAGGTCTCAATTTTGTGGtgcaaaataaaatctttctGG includes:
- the LOC7489419 gene encoding EG45-like domain containing protein gives rise to the protein MGTQKDFILHHKIETLKEEEMGFNIGSALIMVGIVSCLLSVADAAEGIAVFYKPPYTPSKCYGNRNNGVMVAGVSDALWNGGAACGRKYRVSCVRGANQAPRPCRKGSVVVTVVDFCRKGCNGVINLSQDAFSRIADPDAGKVVVRYDQA